The DNA window ATTGTGGCCTTACCATCATATCCGCATGACGACGAATCTATTGCGTCTGGTTCAGAATTTCGTCCCGCGATGCATGATGTTGCGTCTATTGCGTGCGGCACGGGGGGTATCATCTCTCACGGTGAAATCGATCCTTCCGATCGCCGTCCTGATGGTTCCTTTGCTCCAAACCGCCGCGTCGGCCGAGCCACGGGTCGTCCGCGACATCACTTACGCGACCGTTGGCCAGCGCCAACTCGTGCTCGACCTTTACCTTCCCGAAGCCAAGGCCGCGCCGCTGATCGTCTGGGTTCATGGCGGGGCGTGGCGAGCGGGGTCGAAGGCCGACATGCCGCTGGGTGATCTCGTGAAGGCTGGCTATGGGGTGGCAAGCGTGGACTACAGGCTCTCGACCGACGCCGCGTTCCCGGCGCAAGTCCACGACATCAAGGCCGCTATCCGATTTTTACGGGCAAAGTCGAAGGACTACGGTTACGACGCCGACCAAATCGTGGTTGCCGGCAACTCGGCCGGCGGGCACCTGGCTGCACTCGTGGGTGTCAGTGGCGGGGTCAAGGAACTTGAGGGGGACGTGGGGGACCACAGGGAGCAGTCGTCGGCAGTCCGGGCCATCGTCAGTTACTACGGCATGTCGAATCTGACCACGATCCTGGACCAGTCCACGCCGCACGGCCTGAAGATGCGTGTGCCGGCCCTGCAACTGCTGCTCGGCGGCCAGCCGTCAGAGAAACCTGAACTCGCCAGGCTCGCCAGTCCGGTGTTTCACGTGGACGCGAATGACCCGCCGCTGTTGTTGCTGCATGGCGACC is part of the Humisphaera borealis genome and encodes:
- a CDS encoding alpha/beta hydrolase, which codes for MKSILPIAVLMVPLLQTAASAEPRVVRDITYATVGQRQLVLDLYLPEAKAAPLIVWVHGGAWRAGSKADMPLGDLVKAGYGVASVDYRLSTDAAFPAQVHDIKAAIRFLRAKSKDYGYDADQIVVAGNSAGGHLAALVGVSGGVKELEGDVGDHREQSSAVRAIVSYYGMSNLTTILDQSTPHGLKMRVPALQLLLGGQPSEKPELARLASPVFHVDANDPPLLLLHGDQDPQAPINQSIELWGKYEAAHLRVKFQAIAGVKHGGKEFFDADRTKLVLAFLAESLGAAAGR